A stretch of the Bordetella genomosp. 8 genome encodes the following:
- the arfB gene encoding alternative ribosome rescue aminoacyl-tRNA hydrolase ArfB: MIQISNTLYLDEREVEFSMIRAQGAGGQNVNKVSSAVHLRFDIRASSLPDAIKQALLDSGDRRITKDGVAVIKAQTHRSQDKNRDEALARLAGMIAAASRPVIPRKATRPTRASQQRRVQRKVRHGQVKQLRGKIADGG, from the coding sequence ATGATTCAGATCTCGAACACCCTTTACCTGGATGAACGCGAAGTCGAGTTCAGCATGATCCGCGCCCAGGGGGCGGGCGGCCAGAACGTCAACAAGGTATCCAGCGCCGTGCATCTGCGTTTCGATATCCGCGCGTCTTCACTGCCGGATGCGATCAAGCAGGCCTTGCTGGACAGTGGCGACCGCCGCATTACGAAGGACGGCGTCGCGGTGATCAAGGCGCAGACGCACCGCAGCCAGGACAAGAATCGCGACGAGGCGCTCGCGCGGCTGGCGGGCATGATCGCCGCCGCGTCGCGGCCGGTGATACCGCGCAAGGCGACGCGGCCCACGCGCGCTTCGCAGCAACGCCGCGTGCAGCGCAAGGTGCGTCACGGGCAGGTCAAGCAGCTCAGGGGGAAGATCGCCGACGGTGGTTGA
- a CDS encoding carboxypeptidase-like regulatory domain-containing protein has protein sequence MMKTIRFRRSLAAMLVFGAGLSVAYADMPPVQQQGNVQFVTGGVGLDESTSMKAAEKDYSLSMVFAKRRDGQNDYTADVPVTITDSKGATVLQTTTGGPYLLVKLPPGTYKITATYDGKAMTRQATVSKGSHDRLGFEW, from the coding sequence ATGATGAAAACAATCCGCTTCCGCCGCTCGCTGGCTGCGATGCTTGTCTTCGGCGCCGGGCTGTCCGTCGCATACGCCGATATGCCGCCCGTGCAGCAGCAGGGCAACGTCCAGTTCGTGACCGGCGGCGTCGGCCTGGACGAATCGACGTCCATGAAGGCCGCTGAAAAAGACTACTCGCTGTCCATGGTGTTCGCGAAGCGCCGGGATGGCCAGAACGACTACACGGCCGACGTGCCGGTCACCATTACCGACAGCAAGGGCGCGACGGTCTTGCAGACCACCACGGGCGGCCCTTACCTGCTGGTCAAGCTGCCGCCGGGCACGTACAAGATCACCGCGACCTACGACGGCAAGGCGATGACCCGCCAGGCCACGGTCAGCAAGGGATCCCACGACCGCCTCGGCTTCGAATGGTAA
- a CDS encoding NRDE family protein, with protein MCLAVLAIDVIPDAPVLVAANRDEYHARPTAAAAPWRDDPRIIAGRDLQSGGTWMGMTRAGRHALVTNYRDPMTIRPGAPSRGKLVEDFLRGAVSPSEYIATVAASGAAYNGFNLIVGDGDDVWYYSNRGPAPRALAPGIYALSNHLLDTPWPKLARTKAAFTDILRGAPSPDIEALFDALGDRSVAQDAELPDTGIGLERERFLSSAFIVGLTYGTRSSTVMAIGMEHRALYERRYAPDGTPAGRSNWDVRAV; from the coding sequence ATGTGCCTGGCCGTGCTCGCCATCGACGTCATACCCGATGCCCCGGTGCTGGTCGCCGCCAATCGTGACGAATATCATGCGCGGCCCACCGCGGCCGCGGCCCCCTGGCGGGACGACCCGCGGATCATCGCCGGCCGCGACCTGCAATCCGGCGGCACCTGGATGGGAATGACGCGCGCCGGCCGCCACGCGCTGGTCACCAACTATCGCGATCCCATGACCATCCGGCCCGGCGCGCCGTCGCGCGGAAAGCTGGTGGAAGATTTCCTGCGCGGCGCAGTATCGCCATCGGAATACATCGCCACCGTCGCCGCGAGCGGCGCCGCCTATAACGGCTTCAATCTCATCGTCGGCGATGGCGATGACGTCTGGTACTACAGCAATCGCGGCCCGGCGCCGCGCGCGCTGGCACCGGGCATCTACGCCTTGTCCAATCACCTGCTGGACACGCCCTGGCCCAAGCTGGCGCGCACCAAGGCCGCCTTCACCGATATCCTGCGCGGCGCGCCGTCGCCCGATATCGAAGCGCTGTTCGATGCGCTGGGCGACCGTTCCGTGGCCCAGGATGCCGAACTGCCCGACACCGGCATCGGCCTGGAACGCGAGCGTTTTCTAAGCAGCGCCTTCATCGTCGGCCTGACCTACGGCACACGTTCGTCCACGGTCATGGCCATCGGCATGGAGCACCGCGCCTTGTACGAAAGGCGCTATGCGCCGGACGGCACGCCCGCCGGACGATCGAACTGGGACGTCCGCGCCGTTTGA
- a CDS encoding YbaK/prolyl-tRNA synthetase associated domain-containing protein, which translates to MTVPASIHDRLKSLLDHAGITYRLLRHSAEGRSEAVAAIRGTAVGQGAKALVCRVKLSSTQRAHVLAVFPADRQADLEAIARAAGGKKASLATRDLARELTGCEIGAIPPFVFDDALTLLVDETLGTRYDEIVFNAGRLDASIVMNARDYLALVRPKTASFTRDGGAATDPASPAAAASGHED; encoded by the coding sequence ATGACGGTGCCCGCGTCCATCCACGACCGCCTGAAATCGCTGCTGGACCATGCCGGCATCACCTACCGCCTGTTGCGCCACTCCGCGGAAGGACGCTCCGAAGCCGTCGCCGCGATACGCGGCACGGCGGTCGGTCAGGGCGCGAAGGCGCTGGTATGCCGCGTCAAGCTTTCATCCACACAGCGCGCCCACGTGCTCGCCGTATTCCCGGCCGATCGCCAGGCCGACCTGGAAGCGATCGCGCGCGCGGCCGGCGGCAAGAAGGCATCGCTGGCCACACGCGATCTGGCGCGCGAACTGACCGGCTGCGAAATCGGCGCCATCCCGCCCTTCGTCTTCGACGATGCCTTGACGCTGCTGGTGGACGAGACGCTGGGCACCCGGTATGACGAGATCGTCTTCAACGCAGGCCGGCTGGACGCGTCCATCGTCATGAACGCGCGCGACTACCTTGCCCTGGTACGTCCGAAGACCGCCAGCTTCACGCGCGATGGCGGCGCCGCGACGGACCCGGCAAGCCCGGCCGCCGCGGCGTCCGGCCACGAGGACTGA